The DNA segment tagtcctgtctggtccagcgactgtgggtttgtgcccataggcgacattgttacaggtgatgtctggtgaggatctgccttacaacaggcctacaagccctcagtccagcctctctcagcctattgtggacagtctgagcactgatggcggGATTCTGCGTTCCTGGTATAACTTGCCATCCTGCaccaggtgtgatgttcagatgtaccgatcctgtgcaggtgttgttacacgtggtctgccactgcaaggatgatcagctgtcctgtctccctgtagcgctgtcttaggcgtctcacagaacggacattgcaatttattgccctgggaccctgggcatctttcttttggtgttttcagagtcagtagaaaggactctttagtgtcctacgttttcataactgtgaccttaattgcctaccgtctgtaagctgttagtgtcttaacgaccattccacaggtgcatgttcattaattgtttatggttcattgaacaagcatgggaaacctttacaatgaagatctgtgaagttatttggatttttacgaattatcttggaaagaccgggtcctgaaaaagggacgtttctttttttgctgagtttatatgtatgtgtgtaccagtcaaaagtttggacacacctactcattaaatcTATACAGCCACATTCACAAAACATTACTAGAACATGGACAACCATGCACTAGAAGTTGTTACGTCATGTGTAGATGTAGTGAACAGTCTGTTTGCACACTGTATACAGTGTATCAGTATAGTATTCATGTGGGAGCCCTGTGTATAGATACATGTTATACATAGAGGGAGTGGCAGATTGTCAGAGCATCTGTCTTtgctgctccggtcaactgtcATGGAGAACTCCAGCAATCAACAGCCAAAGCCATCACTTACACACCTTCAGTGAATGAACATGATTGTTTTTTTCACAAAGTAATTTTAATTTAGCAGTACAATATAGTGACAATATTTTGTTACCTTTTTCATAGCCTGTTTGGTAACTAGTCTCATCACAATTAAAGGATTTGGAAGATGGGGAAGACATGGTGCATGCCCAAAATCTGGTTTACCCACTACTTACTTAAAGTGAATACTGTGCactacatactatttagaacgTACTATTTAGTAAAAACCAATGCAGTGATCAACAAATATCCACATACTACTCAACCACACTTTTTGTAGAACGCGTGCGCTTCCCATATTcagattatcagctgttgtcaagcACGTGAAAAGACGATTCTCTTCCTTAATAGTGTGAAGCGAATTGTACTAGAGGAAAAGCCTATTGTAAATAAGTATACTGGCGTTTTTAAAGCATACTAAATTTCACATACTATCAAACTTTTTATTTTTTGCACACCCAAAatgcctactatttagaatgcaagtatgggtattcggacacggccATGGCGTGTCATATTTCCTTATGGTTGTTAGTGATGTCCCCTCCCCTGTGTTTTGTAGAAAGTAGATGTGACCAGCAAAGCTGTGGTGGAGGTAATCTCCAAAACCTCTGAGTACCTACAACCCAACCCAGGTGAGACTACACACCAGGAAGAGACTGCATTAGTCTTATTTACAACTTCAATAAGAAATGaatatcaattgtgttattgtGTAAAATACCTTTTCTACTAAATCACagaaaaaagtttggacacacctagtcattcaagggtttttcttaatattctttaaactattttctacattgttgaacaatagtgaagccatcaaaactatggaatcatgcagtaaccaaaaagtatatttgagatttttcaaagtagcccccctttgccttgatgacagctttgcacactcttggcattctctcaaccagctttatgaggaatgctgttccaacagtcttgaaggagttcccacatatgctgagcacttgttggctgcttttccttcactctgcggtccaactcatcccaaaccatctcaattgggttgaggtcagatgattgtgaaggccaggtaatctgatgcagcaccatcactctcattcttggtcaaatagcccttacacagcctggagggtcattgtcctgttgaaaaataaatgattgttccactaagcgcaaaccagatgggatggtgtatcgctgcagaatgctgtgatagcctgctggttaagtgtgccttgaattctaaataaatcactgacaatgtcaccagcaaagcaccatcacatcctcctccatgtgtcacggtgggaaccacacatgcggagatcatccgttcacttactctgtgtctcacaaagacacggtggttggaaccaaaaatctgaaatttggactcatcagaccaaatgacagatatCCACTGGTCTAATGCCCATATCTagggtttcttggcccaagtaagtttTTCTTTttggtttcctttagtagtggtttctttgcagcaatttgaccatgaaggcctgagtcacgcagtctcctctgaaaagttgatgttgatgtgtctgttacttgaaccctgtgaagcatttatttgggctgcaatttctgaggctggtaactaatgaacttgtcctctgcagcagaggtaaatcggggtcttcctttcctgtggtggtcctcatgagagacagtttcatcaatgagcttgatggtttctgcgactgcacttgaagaaactttgaaagttcttgaaatgttctggattgactgaccttcatgtcttaaagtaatgatggactgtcatttctctttgcttatttgagctgttcttgccataatatggacttggtctttaaccaaatagggctatcttctgtataccacccctaccttgtcacaacacaactgatgggctcaaacgtattaagaaggaaagaacttccagaaatgaacttttaacaaggcacacctgttaattgaattgcattccaggtgactacctcatgaagctggttgagagaatgccaagagtgtgcaaagctgtcaaggcaaagggtggctactttgaagaatcttaaatataaaatatattttgatttaacttttttgattactacatgattccatatatgttttcatagtgttgatgtcttcactattattctacaatgtagaaaatagtacaaattaagaaaaaccctggaatgagtaggtgtccaaacttttgactggtactgtatgactAAGTACCACCTCTCCATCCGACTCTTTCTCCATCCCATCCTTTCTCTGCATCCCTCTACTCCATTCCCCCTCTCAGCGTCGCGGGCGAAGCTGTCTATGTTGAACACCATGTCTAAGATCAGAGGCCAGGTGAAGAACCCAGGCTATCCCCAGGCTGAGGGCCTGCTAGGAGAGTGTATGGTCAAGTACGGCCGGGACCTAGGGGAGGAAACCAACTTCGGTACGTTGTGTGTGTAGATGGCACCAGTTAAATGGAGTGTTGTTTTTAATTTGAACGTTTGACTAAGCTTCTGCTCTTGCTCCGTGTCAGGTGGGGCTTTAGTAGATGCGGGGGAGACCATGAAGAGGCTGGCGGAGGTGAAGGACTCTCTAGACATAGATGTTAAACAGAACTTCATCGATCCATTACAAAACTTGTGTGACAAGGACCTTCGAGAGATACAGGTACTGTATCACATTACACACTTATCCATCTGCTGCAGAAATCAACATCTTTGTCATCTCTAGAATTTACATCCCCCATaccttcatctctcctctcatctaccaatcccttctcctctccatcGGCCTCTCCTCCCGTCCCCCAGCACCATCTGAAAAAGCTGGAGGGAAGGCGTCTGGATTACGACTATAAGAAGAAGCGCCAAGGGAAGCTCCCAGACGAGGAACTAAGACAGGCCCTGGAGAAGTTCCACGAGTCTAAAGATGTGGCCGAGACCAGCATGTACAACATACTGGAGACTGACGTGAGTAGTATCTGTCTGTGGGTGGGGGTGTGGTCCTGTCCCCTGATAACATTCATAATGTCAATGGAAACACCCAGCCTATTATCAACCTAATGTTTATGGTTTAATTATCAGTATTGTTGCTCTGGGGAAGAGACCAGGGGGAAGTGCCACCTCAAGGTAATTTGTTCAATAATCTTTACTGGTAAATCCACTCTTCTCCACCATAACAAGAGTGTCACCTGCAGCATGAATCAATTTAGGTCAAAATGAAATATAATCTATGTACAGTCTTAATCAGCAGATCAGATGGCCTATGTGTACTATGGTTAGCCTGCCCTCCCATCTGTTTAGGGTGTATGTAAATACAATACTGTTTTCACTCACACCGTTAAACAGATTATATATTAACCACAATGTGATACTGGATATCCAGGGGAATGCCACTGTTACTACTCGTGTGTATCAAGGTAACTATGGGCCTGGTCCTTGTGTGCTTGTATCTCGGTTTGAGTGTGTACTATGGATATGGAGAAAAGAAAATCTTAACTTCTAAATTGCCATTTTTTTAAATCGATTTTCAGTTAAAACGATTTATTTTTAATCATAAAATTCCACATGAATTCACATTGCAGCTGCACTGCTGCCAGCAACAGTTTGGGTCTGATGATGCACCCCTTTCAAGATGGTTCAAcattgcacctgtactaccattactCTACCTCAATTCCACCTCGCAAAGATTgcatttccttctcatttaacttctcaaagtattgccCTACAGGACGTTGCTGCTGTCGCTTGCCTTTCTCTGCCATTTTTCCAATTGTTAACAATGATGATGTAGGCCTAGTGGTGGAGAGTCAACTCCAAAACAATTCTGAGTGTCAAGACTCAGTATTTTTGGAATGGACGAGACCAATTACTTGCCATGCTTCCGAGAACACAGCGAGCTAGcaagggacggagagagagggga comes from the Salmo trutta chromosome 4, fSalTru1.1, whole genome shotgun sequence genome and includes:
- the LOC115192579 gene encoding endophilin-A2 isoform X2, giving the protein MVSEKVGGAEGTKLDEDFKDLERKVDVTSKAVVEVISKTSEYLQPNPASRAKLSMLNTMSKIRGQVKNPGYPQAEGLLGECMVKYGRDLGEETNFGGALVDAGETMKRLAEVKDSLDIDVKQNFIDPLQNLCDKDLREIQHHLKKLEGRRLDYDYKKKRQGKLPDEELRQALEKFHESKDVAETSMYNILETDIEQVSQLSSLVESQLQYHRQATQILDELSDKLRDRMNEAQNRPRREYTPKAKPIFDFDSDNQSTNGGYTISVGPPPSRNSVSEQPCCKALYDFDPENEGELGFKEGDIITLTNQIDENWYEGMLHGQSGFFPLNYVEIVVPLTN